The Oncorhynchus nerka isolate Pitt River linkage group LG24, Oner_Uvic_2.0, whole genome shotgun sequence genome has a window encoding:
- the LOC115107718 gene encoding fatty acid-binding protein, brain-like, which yields MVDAFCATWKLVDSDNFDEYMKALGVGFATRQVGNVTKPTVIIAKEGDKVVVKTQSTFKNTEISFKLGEEFDEATADDRNCKSTVSLDGDKLAHVQKWDGKETKFVREIKDGKLVMTLTFEDIVAVRTYEKA from the exons ATGGTTGATGCCTTCTGTGCCACCTGGAAACTGGTCGACAGTGACAACTTCGATGAGTACATGAAAGCACTTG GTGTTGGTTTTGCAACAAGGCAGGTCGGAAATGTGACCAAACCAACCGTTATCATCGCAAAAGAGGGGGACAAAGTGGTCGTTAAAACCCAGAGTACTTTCAAGAACACTGAAATATCCTTCAAACTGGGAGAGGAGTTTGATGAAGCCACTGCAGATGACAGAAACTGTAAA TCCACTGTGAGCTTGGATGGAGATAAACTTGCTCACGTTCAGAAGTGGGACGGCAAGGAGACCAAGTTTGTGAGAGAAATCAAGGATGGGAAATTGGTCATG ACTCTTACATTTGAAGACATTGTGGCAGTGCGTACCTATGAGAAGGCATGA
- the LOC115107719 gene encoding cAMP-dependent protein kinase inhibitor beta-like: protein MTDVEPVVTDFAATGRTGRRNAVPDITGAGPADLSDKLAELSVVDDGGEGGECTSSGSPPNCPIEGEEKAEGT from the exons ATGACTGATGTGGAGCCTGTTGTCACTGATTTTGCAGCCACGGGGAGGACTGGCCGGCGGAACGCTGTACCTGATATCACTGGGGCAGGGCCTGCTGACCTGTCAGACAAACTAGCAGAGCTCTCTGTTGTAG ATGATGGAGGAGAAGGCGGAGAGTGCACGTCCTCTGGAAGCCCACCGAATTGCCCTATAGAGGGTGAGGAGAAGGCGGAGGGGACGTAA